From a single Kitasatospora azatica KCTC 9699 genomic region:
- a CDS encoding aldehyde dehydrogenase family protein produces MQQHADQYIGGVWQPSLGGGALEVVDPATEQVIATVPAGTTADVDAAVRAARAAARAWGASSPEQRLAALTRLRDGLAAHQQEIAETVVAELGCPIGFATGVQAALPVAVASAYLEILADYRFEEKVGNSTVYAEPAGVVAAITPWNYPLHQIVAKVVPALAAGCTVVLKPAEHTPLVARLFARLVDRAGFPAGVFNLVTGLGTVVGAALVEHPEVDLVSFTGSTAVGRAIAETAGRGIKRVALELGGKSANVVLPGADLARAVNVNVANVFANSGQTCSAWTRLLVHQEQYEEAVAIAAKAAAKYRPGDPTSPETRVGPLVSAGQRDRVRGYIRSGIEQGARLVAGGPEAPADLPTGFYVQPTVLADVTAEMTVAQEEIFGPVLSILAYRDEEHALELANGTQYGLAGGVWAADEATAVAFARRLDAGQLDINGGRFNPLAPFGGYKASGVGRELGRHGLEEFLQAKSLQF; encoded by the coding sequence GTGCAGCAGCATGCGGACCAGTACATCGGCGGCGTCTGGCAGCCCTCCCTCGGCGGCGGCGCGCTGGAGGTGGTGGACCCGGCGACCGAGCAGGTGATCGCCACCGTGCCGGCCGGGACCACCGCCGATGTCGACGCCGCCGTGCGCGCGGCCCGCGCCGCCGCCCGCGCCTGGGGCGCCAGTAGCCCCGAACAGCGGCTGGCCGCACTCACCCGGCTGCGCGACGGGCTCGCGGCCCACCAGCAGGAGATCGCCGAGACCGTGGTCGCCGAGCTCGGCTGCCCAATCGGCTTCGCCACCGGCGTCCAGGCCGCACTGCCGGTCGCGGTGGCCTCCGCCTACCTGGAGATCCTGGCCGACTACCGGTTCGAGGAGAAGGTGGGCAACTCCACCGTCTACGCCGAACCGGCCGGGGTGGTCGCGGCGATCACGCCGTGGAACTACCCGCTGCACCAGATCGTCGCCAAGGTGGTCCCGGCGCTGGCCGCAGGCTGCACCGTGGTGCTCAAGCCCGCCGAGCACACCCCGCTGGTGGCCCGGCTGTTCGCCCGCCTGGTGGACCGGGCGGGCTTCCCGGCCGGTGTGTTCAACCTGGTCACCGGCCTGGGCACGGTGGTCGGCGCGGCACTGGTCGAGCACCCCGAGGTGGACCTGGTCTCGTTCACCGGCTCCACGGCCGTCGGCCGCGCGATCGCCGAGACGGCCGGGCGCGGCATCAAGCGGGTGGCCCTCGAACTCGGCGGCAAGTCCGCCAACGTGGTGCTGCCCGGCGCCGACCTGGCCCGCGCGGTCAACGTCAACGTGGCCAACGTCTTCGCCAACTCGGGCCAGACCTGCTCCGCCTGGACCCGGCTGCTGGTCCACCAGGAACAGTACGAGGAGGCCGTGGCGATCGCCGCCAAGGCCGCCGCCAAGTACCGTCCGGGCGACCCGACCTCGCCGGAGACCCGGGTCGGCCCGCTGGTCAGCGCCGGACAGCGCGACCGCGTCCGCGGCTACATCCGCTCCGGGATCGAGCAGGGCGCCCGGCTGGTCGCCGGCGGCCCGGAGGCGCCCGCCGACCTGCCGACCGGCTTCTACGTGCAGCCGACCGTGCTCGCCGACGTCACCGCCGAGATGACGGTCGCCCAGGAGGAGATCTTCGGGCCGGTGCTGTCGATCCTCGCCTACCGGGACGAGGAGCACGCCCTCGAGCTCGCCAACGGCACCCAGTACGGGCTGGCCGGCGGGGTCTGGGCCGCCGACGAGGCCACCGCCGTCGCCTTCGCCCGCCGCCTGGACGCCGGCCAACTGGACATCAACGGCGGCCGGTTCAACCCGCTGGCCCCGTTCGGCGGCTACAAGGCCTCCGGGGTCGGGCGGGAACTGGGCCGCCACGGCCTGGAAGAGTTCCTGCAGGCCAAGTCGCTGCAGTTCTGA
- a CDS encoding Zn-dependent alcohol dehydrogenase: protein MVRAALLTAVGAPLELTEIELPEPGPGRVRVKLAAAGVCHSDLSLSNGVLRTPTPVVLGHEGAGTVVAVGEGVSTVRIGDPVVLNWAPACGACHLCTIGEPWLCERAADGYGETFGALADGTGVYPGLGVAAFAEETVVSERALLPLPEGVPLTSAALLGCAVLTGYGAVHNAARVRAGESVVVFGLGGVGLAVLQAARLAGAGPIIAVDVTPEKEELARRHGATEFLLADDQTARTVRKLTEGHGADQAFECVGRGSTIRAAWSTTRRGGRTTVVGIGGKDDLVSFSALELFHFARTLSACVYGNSDPAKDIPVLAERVRAGRLDLEALITDRITLDEIPAAFERMAAGHGGRSLVVF, encoded by the coding sequence ATGGTTCGCGCTGCCCTGCTCACTGCCGTGGGCGCTCCGCTGGAACTGACCGAGATCGAGCTGCCCGAGCCCGGACCCGGCCGGGTCCGGGTCAAGCTCGCCGCCGCCGGCGTCTGCCACTCCGACCTGTCGCTCTCCAACGGAGTGCTGCGCACCCCGACCCCCGTGGTGCTCGGCCACGAGGGCGCCGGCACCGTGGTCGCCGTCGGCGAAGGCGTCAGCACGGTCCGGATCGGCGATCCGGTGGTGCTCAACTGGGCGCCCGCCTGCGGCGCCTGCCACCTCTGCACGATCGGCGAGCCGTGGCTCTGCGAGCGGGCCGCCGACGGCTACGGCGAGACCTTCGGCGCGCTGGCCGACGGCACCGGCGTCTACCCGGGCCTGGGCGTGGCCGCCTTCGCCGAGGAGACCGTGGTCAGCGAGCGGGCGCTGCTGCCGCTGCCCGAGGGGGTGCCGCTGACCTCGGCCGCACTGCTCGGCTGCGCGGTGCTCACCGGCTACGGCGCGGTGCACAACGCGGCCCGGGTGCGGGCCGGCGAGTCGGTGGTGGTCTTCGGGCTCGGCGGAGTCGGGCTGGCGGTGCTGCAGGCGGCCCGGCTGGCCGGCGCCGGGCCGATCATCGCGGTGGACGTCACCCCCGAGAAGGAGGAGCTGGCGCGCCGCCACGGCGCCACCGAGTTCCTCCTGGCGGACGACCAGACCGCCCGCACGGTACGGAAGTTGACCGAGGGCCACGGCGCGGACCAGGCCTTCGAGTGCGTCGGGCGGGGCAGCACCATCCGGGCCGCGTGGTCGACCACCCGGCGCGGCGGGCGGACCACCGTGGTCGGCATCGGCGGCAAGGACGACCTGGTCTCGTTCTCGGCACTGGAGCTGTTCCACTTCGCCCGGACGCTCTCCGCCTGCGTCTACGGCAACAGTGACCCGGCCAAGGACATCCCGGTGCTGGCCGAGCGCGTCCGGGCCGGTCGGCTGGACCTGGAGGCGCTGATCACCGACCGGATCACGCTGGACGAGATCCCGGCGGCCTTCGAGCGGATGGCAGCCGGGCACGGCGGCCGGTCGCTGGTGGTGTTCTGA
- a CDS encoding GH1 family beta-glucosidase, whose amino-acid sequence MTLAPNSPDATAQLRFPTGFHWGAATAAYQIEGAVREDGRTPSIWDTFSHTPGKVHAGDTGDVATDHYHRYPEDIALMAELGLTAYRFSISWSRVQPTGRGPAVERGLDFYRRLTDQLLEAGIQPFATLYHWDLPQELEDRGGWPERDTAERFGEYAALAAEALGDRVAVWTTLNEPWCSAFLGYGSGVHAPGRTNPRDALRAAHHLNLGHGRAVAALRAALPDSAQLAISLNLHQVRALSAEPADREAARRVDAVGNRIFTGPLLHGGYPDDLRRDTAHLVDWAELVRPGDEQAIGAPIDVLGINYYTPTLVSAPQHEAGLSPTEAARHDAHGASEHSPWPGSESVLFHLPPGGTTEMGWAIDPSGLYDLLTEAGRANPGLALMVTENGAAFPDVLTAEGAVHDPERIAYLHSHLAAVHRAVADGADVRGYFLWSLLDNFEWAHGYAKRFGAVYVDYATQRRIPKSSAHWYARTARHNAIDAVHDQG is encoded by the coding sequence ATGACTCTTGCACCCAACAGCCCCGACGCCACCGCTCAGCTGCGCTTCCCCACCGGATTCCACTGGGGCGCGGCCACCGCCGCCTACCAGATCGAGGGCGCGGTGCGGGAGGACGGCCGGACCCCGTCGATCTGGGACACCTTCAGCCACACGCCGGGCAAGGTGCACGCCGGCGACACCGGTGACGTGGCCACCGACCACTACCACCGGTACCCCGAGGACATCGCGCTGATGGCCGAACTCGGCCTGACCGCCTACCGGTTCTCCATCTCCTGGTCCCGGGTGCAGCCCACCGGGCGGGGCCCGGCGGTCGAACGCGGCCTGGACTTCTACCGGCGGCTCACCGACCAGCTGCTCGAAGCCGGGATCCAGCCGTTCGCCACCCTCTACCACTGGGACCTCCCCCAGGAGTTGGAGGACCGCGGCGGCTGGCCGGAGCGGGACACCGCCGAACGCTTCGGCGAGTACGCGGCCTTGGCCGCCGAGGCACTGGGAGACCGGGTGGCGGTCTGGACGACGCTGAACGAGCCCTGGTGCTCCGCCTTCCTCGGCTACGGCTCCGGTGTGCACGCGCCCGGCCGCACCAACCCGCGCGACGCGCTGCGCGCGGCCCACCACCTCAACCTCGGGCACGGCCGGGCCGTGGCCGCCCTGCGGGCCGCGCTGCCGGACAGCGCGCAGCTCGCGATCAGCCTGAACCTCCACCAGGTGCGCGCGCTCAGCGCGGAGCCCGCCGACCGGGAGGCCGCCCGGCGGGTCGACGCGGTCGGCAACCGGATCTTCACCGGCCCGCTGCTGCACGGCGGCTACCCCGACGACCTGCGCCGGGACACGGCGCACCTGGTGGACTGGGCGGAGCTGGTGCGGCCCGGCGACGAGCAGGCGATCGGCGCCCCGATCGACGTGCTGGGGATCAACTACTACACGCCCACCCTGGTCTCGGCGCCCCAGCACGAGGCCGGGCTCTCGCCCACCGAGGCGGCCCGGCACGACGCGCACGGCGCCAGCGAGCATTCGCCGTGGCCCGGTTCGGAGTCGGTGCTCTTCCACCTGCCGCCGGGCGGCACCACCGAGATGGGCTGGGCGATCGACCCCTCGGGCCTGTACGACCTGCTCACCGAGGCCGGCCGGGCCAACCCCGGGCTGGCCCTGATGGTCACCGAGAACGGCGCCGCCTTCCCGGACGTGCTGACCGCCGAAGGCGCGGTCCACGACCCCGAGCGGATCGCCTACCTGCACTCGCACCTGGCCGCCGTCCACCGGGCCGTCGCCGACGGGGCCGACGTGCGCGGCTACTTCCTCTGGTCGCTGCTGGACAACTTCGAGTGGGCCCACGGCTATGCCAAGCGGTTCGGCGCGGTCTACGTCGACTACGCCACCCAGCGGCGGATCCCCAAGTCCAGCGCGCACTGGTACGCCCGGACGGCGCGTCACAACGCCATCGACGCCGTGCACGACCAGGGCTGA
- a CDS encoding carbohydrate ABC transporter permease, which produces MATSTGPGRRQTWRTRLYRWDSKGSPYAFVAPFFLVFAAFGLFPLLYTGWLSLHQVSLYNVSRSHWVGLRNYTDLFSGPPSRFFWNALRNTITLGALSTVPQLLIALGLAHLLNYRLRGRTFLRTALLAPYATSVAAATLVFALIFSPEGGMANWLLGLVGAGPVHWEAGHWTSQFAIALIVTWRWTGYNALIYLAAMQAVPGDLYEAAAIDGANRWRQFWHVTVPALRPTILFTVVVSTIGATQLFGEPYLFGGQSGHQGGAANQYETLGVLMYDQGFRNSMLGRASAVAWTMFALLLLLGLVNALIARRLRRAH; this is translated from the coding sequence GTGGCCACCTCCACCGGCCCTGGACGCCGCCAGACCTGGCGGACCCGGCTGTACCGCTGGGACAGCAAGGGCTCGCCCTACGCGTTCGTCGCGCCGTTCTTCCTCGTGTTCGCCGCCTTCGGGCTCTTCCCGCTGCTCTACACGGGCTGGCTCTCGCTGCACCAGGTGAGCCTGTACAACGTCAGCCGCTCGCACTGGGTCGGACTGCGCAACTACACCGACCTGTTCAGCGGGCCGCCCAGCCGGTTCTTCTGGAACGCGCTGCGCAACACCATCACGCTGGGTGCGCTCTCCACCGTTCCGCAGCTGCTGATCGCGCTGGGCCTGGCCCATCTGCTCAACTACCGGCTGCGCGGCCGCACCTTCCTGCGCACCGCGCTGCTCGCGCCGTACGCCACCTCGGTGGCCGCGGCCACCCTGGTCTTCGCGCTGATCTTCAGTCCGGAGGGCGGGATGGCCAACTGGCTGCTCGGCCTGGTCGGAGCCGGGCCGGTGCACTGGGAGGCCGGGCACTGGACCTCGCAGTTCGCCATCGCGCTGATCGTCACCTGGCGCTGGACCGGCTACAACGCGCTGATCTACCTGGCCGCGATGCAGGCGGTGCCCGGCGACCTCTACGAGGCGGCGGCGATCGACGGGGCCAACCGGTGGCGGCAGTTCTGGCACGTGACGGTGCCCGCGCTGCGCCCGACGATCCTGTTCACGGTCGTGGTCTCCACCATCGGCGCCACCCAACTCTTCGGCGAGCCCTACCTGTTCGGCGGCCAAAGCGGCCACCAGGGCGGCGCCGCCAACCAGTACGAGACGCTCGGCGTGCTGATGTACGACCAGGGCTTCCGCAACAGCATGCTGGGCCGCGCCTCCGCCGTCGCCTGGACCATGTTCGCGCTGCTCCTGCTGCTCGGCCTGGTCAACGCCCTGATCGCCCGTCGGCTGCGGCGTGCCCACTAG
- a CDS encoding carbohydrate ABC transporter permease, whose amino-acid sequence MTRAGRTRAGRQHHAGPWTYLVLIVVALASLFPLYWTLVAASTDAHRVVSSPPPLLPGGNLFKNLDYVWHNAGGRGMGVALLNSTLVAGSVTIGTVAFSLLAGFAFAKLRFAGRGVLMSLVVATLAVPAQLSVVPLFILMKRLGLGNHLGALILPTLVTAFGVFFMRQYLVQALPTELLEAARTDGANSLRVVWHVVVPIARPAMAVLGMLTFVQSWNDFLWPIIAMNGATNPTVQVALAGLGTGWSTDWSVIMAGALIGTVPLLLVFVLFGKHIVGGITQGAVKG is encoded by the coding sequence ATGACCCGCGCCGGACGGACCCGCGCCGGACGCCAGCACCACGCCGGCCCGTGGACCTACCTGGTCCTGATCGTGGTCGCGCTGGCCTCGCTCTTCCCGCTCTACTGGACGCTGGTGGCCGCCTCCACCGACGCGCACCGGGTGGTCTCCAGCCCGCCGCCGCTGCTGCCCGGCGGCAACCTGTTCAAGAACCTCGACTACGTCTGGCACAACGCGGGCGGCCGCGGCATGGGCGTGGCCCTGCTCAACTCGACCCTGGTGGCCGGCTCGGTCACGATCGGCACGGTCGCCTTCTCGCTGCTGGCCGGGTTCGCCTTCGCCAAGCTGCGGTTCGCCGGCCGGGGCGTGCTGATGAGCCTGGTGGTCGCCACCCTGGCGGTGCCCGCGCAGCTGAGCGTGGTGCCGCTGTTCATCCTGATGAAGCGGCTGGGCCTGGGGAACCACCTGGGCGCGCTGATCCTGCCGACCCTGGTGACCGCCTTCGGGGTCTTCTTCATGCGCCAGTACCTGGTCCAGGCGCTGCCCACCGAACTGCTGGAGGCGGCCCGGACCGACGGAGCCAACTCCTTGCGGGTGGTCTGGCATGTCGTGGTGCCTATCGCCCGCCCGGCGATGGCCGTCCTTGGCATGCTGACCTTCGTGCAGTCCTGGAACGACTTCCTGTGGCCGATCATCGCGATGAACGGCGCCACCAACCCCACCGTGCAGGTGGCGCTGGCCGGCCTGGGCACCGGCTGGTCCACCGACTGGTCGGTGATCATGGCGGGTGCGCTGATCGGCACGGTGCCGCTGCTGCTGGTCTTCGTCCTGTTCGGCAAACACATCGTCGGCGGCATCACTCAGGGCGCCGTCAAGGGGTAG
- a CDS encoding NADPH-dependent 2,4-dienoyl-CoA reductase → MSAYPHLLSPLDLGFTVLPNRVIMGSMHVGLEEAPNGFERMAAFYAERARGGVGLIVTGGIAPNEAGRPWDGGAKLTTEHEVAEHRVITEAVHQAGGRIALQILHFGRYAYHPELVAPSPLQAPISPFVPNELTAEQVEQTIEDFVRCAELAKSAGYDGVEIMGSEGYLINEFIAAPTNQRTDEWGGSYQNRMRFPVEIVRRVRERVGADFILIYRLSMLDLIPGGSTLAEVVELAKAIEAAGATIINTGIGWHEARIPTIATSVPRGAFAWVTKKVMGSVAIPLVTSNRINTPELAERLLAEGHADLVSMARPLLADPEFVAKAAAGTPEAVNTCIGCNQACLDHTFNLKITSCLVNPRACHETELVLSPTRLRKRLGVVGAGPAGLAFAVAAAERGHQVTLFDAAEEIGGQLNIARQVPGKEEFNETLRYYRHQLSEHQVTLRLGALVTAEQLAAEGFDEVVLATGVTPRDPQIPGSDHPYVLDYLDVLREKAPVGERVAIVGAGGIGFDVAEYLTDPGKGASQDPAVFFEQWGVDTEHTTAGGLRKPVRPVSPRSVHLLQRKTSKVGAGLGKTTGWIHRTELKHRGVTMVAGVSYDRIDDAGLHLTIDGEPQLLPVDTVVLCAGQEPRRDLVAGLRERGIEPHLIGGADVAAELDAKRAIDQGTRLAARI, encoded by the coding sequence ATGTCCGCCTACCCCCACCTGCTGAGCCCGCTCGACCTGGGCTTCACCGTGCTGCCCAACCGGGTCATCATGGGCTCGATGCACGTGGGACTGGAGGAGGCGCCCAACGGCTTCGAGCGGATGGCCGCGTTCTACGCCGAGCGCGCCCGTGGCGGTGTCGGCCTGATCGTCACCGGCGGCATCGCCCCCAACGAGGCCGGCCGCCCCTGGGACGGCGGCGCCAAGCTCACCACCGAGCACGAGGTCGCCGAGCACCGGGTGATCACCGAGGCCGTGCACCAGGCCGGCGGCCGGATCGCCCTGCAGATCCTGCACTTCGGCCGCTACGCCTACCACCCCGAGCTGGTCGCGCCGAGCCCGCTGCAGGCGCCGATCAGCCCCTTCGTGCCGAACGAGCTCACCGCCGAGCAGGTCGAGCAGACCATCGAGGACTTCGTCCGCTGCGCCGAGCTGGCCAAGAGCGCCGGCTACGACGGCGTCGAGATCATGGGCTCCGAGGGCTACCTGATCAACGAGTTCATCGCCGCGCCCACCAACCAGCGCACCGACGAGTGGGGCGGCTCGTACCAGAACCGGATGCGCTTCCCGGTGGAGATCGTCCGCCGGGTGCGCGAGCGGGTCGGCGCGGACTTCATCCTGATCTACCGGCTCTCCATGCTGGACCTGATCCCCGGCGGCTCCACGCTGGCCGAGGTGGTCGAGCTCGCCAAGGCGATCGAGGCGGCCGGCGCCACCATCATCAACACCGGCATCGGCTGGCACGAGGCGCGGATCCCCACCATCGCCACCTCGGTGCCGCGCGGCGCCTTCGCCTGGGTGACCAAGAAGGTGATGGGCTCGGTCGCGATCCCGCTGGTCACCAGCAACCGGATCAACACCCCCGAGCTGGCCGAGCGGCTGCTCGCCGAGGGCCACGCCGACCTGGTGTCGATGGCCCGCCCGCTGCTCGCCGACCCGGAGTTCGTGGCCAAGGCCGCCGCCGGCACGCCCGAGGCCGTCAACACCTGCATCGGCTGCAACCAGGCCTGCCTGGACCACACCTTCAACCTCAAGATCACCTCCTGCCTGGTCAACCCGCGGGCCTGCCACGAGACCGAGCTGGTGCTCTCGCCGACCCGCCTGCGCAAGCGCCTCGGCGTGGTCGGCGCCGGCCCGGCCGGACTCGCCTTCGCCGTCGCGGCCGCCGAGCGCGGCCACCAGGTCACCCTGTTCGACGCGGCCGAGGAGATCGGCGGCCAGCTCAACATCGCCCGCCAGGTGCCGGGCAAGGAGGAGTTCAACGAGACCCTGCGGTACTACCGCCACCAGCTGAGCGAGCACCAGGTCACGTTGCGGCTCGGCGCGTTGGTGACCGCCGAGCAGCTGGCGGCGGAGGGCTTCGACGAGGTGGTGCTGGCCACCGGCGTCACCCCGCGCGACCCGCAGATCCCCGGCAGCGACCACCCGTACGTGCTCGACTACCTGGACGTGCTGCGCGAGAAGGCGCCGGTGGGCGAGCGGGTGGCCATCGTCGGCGCCGGCGGCATCGGCTTCGACGTCGCGGAGTACCTGACCGACCCCGGCAAGGGCGCCAGCCAGGACCCGGCGGTCTTCTTCGAGCAGTGGGGCGTGGACACCGAGCACACCACCGCCGGCGGCCTGCGCAAGCCGGTCCGCCCGGTCTCGCCGCGCTCGGTCCACCTGCTGCAGCGCAAGACCAGCAAGGTCGGCGCGGGCCTGGGCAAGACCACCGGCTGGATCCACCGCACCGAGCTCAAGCACCGCGGTGTCACCATGGTCGCGGGCGTCAGCTACGACCGGATCGACGACGCCGGCCTGCACCTCACCATCGACGGCGAGCCGCAGCTGCTCCCGGTCGACACCGTGGTGCTCTGCGCCGGCCAGGAACCCCGCCGCGACCTGGTGGCCGGCCTGCGCGAGCGCGGCATCGAGCCGCACCTGATCGGCGGCGCCGACGTCGCGGCCGAGCTGGACGCCAAGCGCGCCATCGACCAGGGCACCCGCCTCGCGGCGCGGATCTAG
- a CDS encoding flavodoxin family protein, with amino-acid sequence MTSPVIAIAYHSGYGHTAVLAEAVKAGAVDAGATVHLVKVDEITDAQWELLDAADAIVFGSPTYMGTASGKFHEFAEASSKRWFSSAWQNKLAAGFTNSASKSGDKLHTLQFFSILAAQHGMTWVNLGLHPGWNSSTASEYDLNRLGIFMGAGAQSNNDQGPEGVHKADLATAEHLGRRITEQAAVFRAGQAALAA; translated from the coding sequence GTGACCAGTCCCGTCATCGCCATCGCCTACCACTCCGGCTACGGCCACACCGCCGTCCTCGCCGAGGCCGTCAAGGCCGGCGCCGTCGACGCGGGCGCCACCGTCCACCTGGTCAAGGTCGACGAGATCACCGACGCGCAGTGGGAGCTGCTGGACGCCGCCGACGCCATCGTCTTCGGCTCCCCCACCTACATGGGCACCGCTTCCGGTAAGTTCCACGAGTTCGCCGAGGCCTCCTCCAAGCGCTGGTTCAGCTCGGCCTGGCAGAACAAGCTGGCGGCGGGCTTCACCAACTCGGCCAGCAAGAGCGGCGACAAGCTGCACACCCTGCAGTTCTTCAGCATCCTGGCCGCCCAGCACGGCATGACCTGGGTGAACCTGGGCCTGCACCCGGGCTGGAACAGCTCGACGGCCTCCGAGTACGACCTCAACCGCCTCGGCATCTTCATGGGCGCCGGCGCCCAGAGCAACAACGACCAGGGCCCGGAGGGCGTGCACAAGGCGGACCTCGCCACCGCCGAGCACCTGGGCCGCCGGATCACCGAGCAGGCCGCCGTCTTCCGCGCCGGCCAGGCGGCGCTGGCCGCCTGA
- a CDS encoding winged helix-turn-helix transcriptional regulator, with product MATESIQAIADEDLPYDVFARNCPSRHVLKDVTHAWGSLTLAALQEGTFRFNELRRRVDGVSEKMLSQTLHALERDGLVHREAQPTNPPRVEYRLTDLGREVAERLRALIELVEGQLPQMLDAQRAYDAREV from the coding sequence ATGGCAACCGAGAGCATCCAGGCGATCGCGGACGAGGACCTGCCCTACGACGTCTTCGCGCGCAACTGCCCGTCGCGGCACGTGCTGAAGGACGTCACCCACGCCTGGGGCAGCCTGACCCTGGCCGCGCTTCAGGAAGGCACCTTCCGATTCAACGAGCTGCGCCGCCGGGTGGACGGGGTGAGCGAGAAGATGCTCTCCCAGACCCTGCACGCGCTGGAGCGTGACGGACTGGTGCACCGGGAGGCGCAGCCGACCAACCCGCCGCGGGTGGAGTACCGGCTCACCGACCTCGGTCGCGAGGTTGCGGAGCGGCTGCGCGCGCTGATCGAGCTGGTCGAGGGGCAGTTGCCGCAGATGCTCGACGCGCAGCGGGCGTACGACGCGCGCGAGGTCTGA
- a CDS encoding PadR family transcriptional regulator, with the protein MSLPHAILTALLEKPSSGLELTRRFDKSIGFFWPATHQQIYRELGKLEQAGLIRDIPQPPSRGQRKEYEVLPEGRAALVAWTAERQEPKSFREPLLLRLRAAAVVGGYGLRAELERHLALHQQQLASYLAIEQHDFPPEQAATENRLQHRVLSAGIGLEQFWVEWLTETLAAVAAE; encoded by the coding sequence ATGTCGCTGCCGCACGCCATCCTCACCGCCCTGCTGGAGAAACCCTCCTCCGGGCTGGAGCTGACGCGCCGTTTCGACAAGTCGATCGGGTTCTTCTGGCCCGCCACCCACCAGCAGATCTACCGCGAGCTGGGCAAGCTGGAACAGGCCGGGCTGATCCGGGACATCCCGCAGCCGCCCAGCCGCGGCCAGCGCAAGGAGTACGAGGTACTGCCCGAAGGTCGGGCAGCCCTCGTCGCATGGACCGCCGAACGCCAGGAGCCGAAGTCCTTCCGGGAGCCGCTGCTGCTGCGGCTGCGCGCGGCGGCGGTGGTCGGCGGGTACGGGCTGCGGGCCGAGTTGGAGCGGCATCTGGCGCTCCATCAGCAGCAGCTGGCCAGCTACCTGGCGATCGAACAGCACGACTTCCCGCCCGAGCAGGCGGCGACCGAGAACCGCCTGCAGCACCGGGTGCTCAGCGCCGGGATCGGGCTCGAACAGTTCTGGGTGGAGTGGCTGACCGAGACCCTGGCGGCCGTGGCAGCGGAGTAG
- a CDS encoding ABC transporter substrate-binding protein, giving the protein MNLPVTALPRRSALLTGAALAATALLLTACSSSGSTPGDNAGGTGSANGGAKLTLTVGDFGTFGYKEAGLFDAYMAAHPNITIKETTTTAEGDYWTALQTHLSAGGGLADVQALEVGRIALATSDALSNDFENLAKAPGLSQGDYLPWKWQQATTADGRTIGLGTDVGPMAICYRQDLFQAAGLPSDPAAVSALWAGDWSKYVEAGKQFQAKAPKGSFFMDSATGMFNGVVSSSSQQYYKGGKLDYKNSPSVKSAWDLAMQADAAGLSQGLKEFDTPWQTAFSQSTFATTVCPSWQQANIQKYSGAGNSGKWNIAQAPAAGNWGGSFLAVPSSGKHKAEAAALVAWLTAPEQQAKVFQAVGNIPSNQKAYELPGLADFKNPFIGPNAATGQIFSTAAKAIQPAEIGPHSGDVKDDISNGILLVEQNHKSATDAWNTTVQQIDSSVQ; this is encoded by the coding sequence TTGAACCTGCCCGTGACCGCCCTCCCGCGCAGATCCGCCCTGCTCACCGGCGCCGCCCTCGCCGCGACGGCCCTGCTCCTCACCGCCTGCTCCAGCTCCGGCTCCACCCCCGGCGACAACGCCGGCGGCACCGGCAGCGCCAACGGAGGCGCCAAGCTCACCCTGACCGTCGGCGACTTCGGCACGTTCGGCTACAAGGAAGCCGGCCTCTTCGACGCCTACATGGCCGCGCACCCGAACATCACCATCAAGGAGACCACCACCACCGCCGAGGGCGACTACTGGACCGCCCTGCAGACCCACCTGTCGGCCGGCGGCGGGTTGGCCGACGTGCAGGCGCTGGAGGTCGGCCGGATCGCGCTGGCCACCTCCGACGCGCTGAGCAACGACTTCGAGAACCTGGCCAAGGCGCCGGGCCTCAGCCAGGGCGACTACCTGCCGTGGAAGTGGCAGCAGGCCACCACCGCCGACGGCCGGACCATCGGTCTGGGCACCGACGTCGGCCCGATGGCGATCTGCTACCGCCAGGACCTGTTCCAGGCCGCCGGACTGCCCTCCGACCCGGCGGCGGTGAGCGCGCTGTGGGCCGGCGACTGGTCCAAGTACGTCGAGGCGGGCAAGCAGTTCCAGGCCAAGGCGCCCAAGGGCAGCTTCTTCATGGACTCCGCCACCGGCATGTTCAACGGCGTGGTCTCCAGCAGCTCCCAGCAGTACTACAAGGGCGGCAAGTTGGACTACAAGAACTCCCCCAGCGTCAAGTCCGCCTGGGACCTGGCGATGCAGGCCGACGCGGCCGGACTCTCGCAGGGCCTCAAGGAGTTCGACACCCCCTGGCAGACCGCCTTCTCGCAGTCCACCTTCGCCACCACGGTCTGCCCGTCCTGGCAGCAGGCCAACATCCAGAAGTACTCCGGCGCCGGCAACAGCGGCAAGTGGAACATCGCCCAGGCGCCGGCCGCCGGCAACTGGGGCGGTTCCTTCCTGGCCGTGCCCAGCAGCGGCAAACACAAGGCGGAGGCCGCGGCGCTGGTCGCCTGGCTCACCGCACCCGAGCAGCAGGCCAAGGTCTTCCAGGCGGTCGGCAACATCCCGTCCAACCAGAAGGCCTACGAGCTGCCCGGGCTCGCCGACTTCAAGAACCCGTTCATCGGCCCGAACGCGGCCACCGGCCAGATCTTCTCCACCGCCGCCAAGGCGATCCAGCCCGCCGAGATCGGCCCGCACTCCGGTGACGTGAAGGACGACATCAGCAACGGGATCCTGCTGGTCGAGCAGAACCACAAGAGCGCGACCGACGCGTGGAACACCACCGTTCAGCAGATCGACAGCAGCGTCCAGTAG